The window ACTGCTGGCAAAAAGACTTCCTGATTTTGATGATCTGGCTCGGAAGGCGCTTCGTTTGGTAGTCTATAATGGGAACTCAAAGCTAGACACCAAGCTTGATGAGACGGTGGCGAAAGGCTACGCCGTTGGATTTCAGGAGACAATACGTTTCATTATGGGGCAGTTACCTCAGAATGAACGGATCGTCGACGCGTTGCGCAAGGAGGTTACGCTGGTGCCGGAAGCCGCCATTCGCGAAGTGGTTGCTAATGCGATGATCCATCAGGATTTCTCCGCGAAGGGAGCCTCGATCATGGTTGAAGTCTATGCGAGTCGCGTGGAGATATCGAATCCCGGCCAGCCGTTGGTGCCCGTGGAGCGATTTATCGATGGATACGAGTCTCGCAACGAAAGTGTGGCTCGCATGATGCGGCGAATGCACATTTGTGAGGAGAAGAGCAGCGGTATCGATAGAGTGGTGCAGACGGCGGAAGTTTACCAATTGCCTGCACCTGTTTTTCGGGCTGACTTTAGACGTACTAACGTAGTGATTTTTGGTCCCCGGTCTTTTGAGGAAATGGATCGTGATGATCGGGTGCGGGCCTGCTATCAGCATTGTTCGCTGAAATGGGTGATGTCGGAGCACATGACCAATCAAACTTTGCGAGAACGGTTTAGTCTGCCAGAAGCCAAGGCTGCCACTGTTTCTCAAGTTCTTTCGGCAGCTCTGGAGGCCGGGGTGATCAAACTCGATGAGACAAGCAAGGGGTCGCGAAAGTTTGCCCGGTACTTGCCATTTTGGGCCTGATTTTATTTAAGGGCAAGACAGGTCTGGCTGACTTTTTTTATGTAAATATCTCAAAATCAATTATTTATTTATTTAATTTCATTTTAAAATCCGATGAGCAGTCCGATTGGCATGTAAATGCCCTTGACCGACAAGAGGCTTTCGTAAGAAGCCTCCAGGGAGAACCGTATGGAGTACGCCGGGCGCGAGTTTGCGCTGGGTGGCGGGGAGCGGGTTGGCTAAGGTTTGTACGTCATGAAGGCGTTTCGCCGGCACTGGGTTGTGGTCTTCGTCAAGATGGTGGCGGGCGCGGGTCTGGTCGTCACGGCCGGGTGTGCGCTGCTGGTGGCGATGGTCGAGGCCGGGCAGTGGTTTTCCTCGCAGGCGGTGCGGCGGGACAAGGCGGAGATTTGCGCGATTTTTGACCGGGCCATCGCGGACGGGACCGCGTCAGCGATCGCGGCGGGCAAGTACACGGTCGGCGCAGATTGCGGCGGAGCCTCCTATTACGTCCGGTATCGGGATGCGGCAGGGGAAACTCAGGGGTATTTCGTGAGCCGGATCGGGCGGGACCGGTGGGAGTTTCAGCGTCTCACGGATGGCCCCGCGCGGCAGGTCTTTGTGCGCGAGCGGGTGAGCGCGGAGTAGCGCGGTCCCGCTCCGGGCGCGGGAAGCCGTTCTCCGCGCGGCGGGTCGACGGCGGCGCGGGCGGCTCGTGTTTCGCGTTCCTCGCGGGGATGCGGCGGCGGGAAGTATTAGGCTGATTGCGTACTAATGCGTAAGCTGTCGCGCGAGGCTGCGGTGGAGCGGGGTGGTGGCTTGGGTTGAGCGCCGGCGGGGGCGGTTTTTGGGATTCTCTTTACGCGCGAGGGCGGGGGAACTAAATACTGCGGCGATGGCGCGATCGTGGGTTGGCTCTGTCGACTCCTCGCTCTCCGCCGGCCCTGGTTTTTTCTCACCCACCCACCCGCCTCTTACTCTCGGACTCTCTCTCACCTCTCATGAATACCACCCGATACGCCCTCGTCGCCGCCGCGGCCCTCGCCCTCGCGAGCACCGGCCACGCGCAGCAGAAAGCCGTCTCCGGTCCCGCCATCACGGGCACGATGGAGATCATCTTCAACACGCGGATGCCGGGGCATCAGGATTCCTCGGGCGGGCCGAGCAAGAATGTCTTTGACGAATACAAGGTGGACCTCGTCGCGGGCGCGATCGGCATCAAGGGCAAGATCGAGCGCACGCCGCGCCTCGTGAGTTCCGTCCTCGGGCGCGAGACGCAGAAGGGGAAGATTTTCTACCAGCTCGCGTGGAACTTCAAAGGCACCTATCTCGGTGACTGGCTCGGCACGGTGGTGACAAACGACCGCGGCGAGTACCTGTGGAACGGCAGCGGCGATCCGGCGTCAAAGCCGCGCATCCAGATCCAGACGGTGGGCAACCAGGCGGGCTTCACGGATTACTTTGACGGCGTAATGATCGGCAAGGGCGCCCAGGCGGGCGGGTCGGCCAAGTTCTTCCGCAAGCTCTCCGGTGGCAAGGTGGCAGTCTATACCGCGACGAACACCGACCCGATGGATTTCCGCCAGCTCGTGCTGGCCAAGGGGCCGCTCGGCGCGTATGGCCGCGTGGCCGTCGACGGCAAGCTCATCTACGACCGCGAGAGCGGGAGCTGGATCACCGACGGCATCAACCTCACGCCGGAGGGTTCCAAGACGCCGGACAAGGTGACGGGATCGATCCGCTGGATCGAGGACCCGAACCGCGCGTCGAATGGCAAGGGCCAGTACGTGCTCAACCTCCGCTGGAACGAGGACCGCGTGCAGCCCTCCGACGAGACCTTCACCGCCGGGCCGGTGGATGAGGAGTCGTTCTTTGCCGTGGACAAGTCCAAGCCGGGCCTCACCGGCACGATCGACTACGAGGACAAGCTGAACTCCGACGGCTCGCCGGTCTTTAGCAAGGTCACCTTCAACATCGTGGCCAACAACCTCGAACGCGGCCAGATCCTCGCCTTCATGAAACTCTGGCTCGTCGGCGTGGGTCCGCTCAACGACGAATAACGCGGCGCGACGGTTTCCATCGAAAGGCTAACACTTTTTCCTCATACAGAAACATGGCCATCTTGCTCGCTCTCCTCGCCTTTGGCGTCCAGGTCTTTGCCTTCAACATGGGGCGGCTCATCCCCAACGTGCCCGGCATCAAGGGGGTGCCCGGCCGGGTGCTCGACTGGATCGTGATCCTCATCGGCATCTTCTTTTCCCTCCCGACGCTGCTGCTCACCCGGGCGGACTTTGTCCCCGTGGCGATCTGGTCGGTCTCGTGGATCGGGGCATACTTCATCGGCAACATCCCGAACAAGGCGCTGAACAAGGTCATCTTCGTCGTATGGTTCCTCGCCACGGTCGGCCTGATGATCTGGTTCATGCCGGAGTAGGGCGCACGGAGGTGGCGACAGGTTTCCCCCTGTGGAGCAGGCAAGACGTGACGCCTGGTTTCCGGAGTGGATTTCCGGGCTGCTTGTCGGCTTGATTCCTTGATCCGTGGGCGTTTTTGCTGACACATCCGCCGTGGTTTTGTAGGGTGCCGGTGATGAGCGACATGGGATATCGAGTAGTCGGAGCCGGGCTGGCGCTGCTGGGCGCGGGCGTGGCCTATGTTTACGCCTATCTTCCCTGGCAGGCGGCGCAGCATCAGGCGCCCGAGGTGGGCGGAGCTTCCAAGGTGCTCTTCCTTGCGCCGACGGCTCTCATCTTCGGCCTGCTCCTGCTGATTTTCGGAGAGAGATTTCGCCGGGCGATTCAGGAGACCCGTCACGGCAGGCAGCGGCTGACGGTCGTGGGCTGGATCGTGGTGGGCGTCTGCATCGTCGGTGGCATCGCCGCCAACGAATGGCTGAAGGCCGCGCTCAAGGCGCTGGGCTACTCCTAGGGCACAGCCCTCCGCTAGAGGCATCACGAAGGATGCGGTCGACCTGCGGCCTGACCGGAGCCGGGATCGAGGCGGAGTGGGCCGGGCCTGGCCGCAAGCTCAGTGAGAGGCGGCGCCTGCCTGGGGCGCGTCGTGCTTGCTATCAGTTTGGGCGGGAATGTCCTCCGCTGCGGGAGAGAGGCGTGATTGCTTTCGCCATTCTTTCCAGATGGAGATTTTTGTGAGCAGCCAGAATCCTCCGCCAATCCCCATGACAGAGACAAAAAGAAGCCAGAGGAACGTCTGCAGGTTCATCTCCTGGGCCATGTAGAACCCGAGGGGGACGACGAAGCTCAGGGTGCTCGCCAGGCAGGACATGCAAAATACACCTCGTTGGTCGAAGAGAATCTCGATACGGTTTTGCGTGGCGAGCAGGAGGAAATTGAGAAAGACCACGGG of the Terrimicrobium sacchariphilum genome contains:
- a CDS encoding ATP-binding protein, whose translation is MAITSHQIDLWLASPSENQTLEFKEAKTQFDNKKLYEYCVALANEGGGHLLLGVTDKRPRNVVGTLAFNDLVAMTAKLFEAVGFRVDIEEVRHPDGRVVVFHIPSRPRGTAYHLNGKYLMRSGEALVPMSEDRLRSIFAEGGPDWSEEYSKTGLDGQEVVDLLDTQAFFELMRQPYPTDRAGVLNALANVRLIDQENGAFSIRRIGALLLAKRLPDFDDLARKALRLVVYNGNSKLDTKLDETVAKGYAVGFQETIRFIMGQLPQNERIVDALRKEVTLVPEAAIREVVANAMIHQDFSAKGASIMVEVYASRVEISNPGQPLVPVERFIDGYESRNESVARMMRRMHICEEKSSGIDRVVQTAEVYQLPAPVFRADFRRTNVVIFGPRSFEEMDRDDRVRACYQHCSLKWVMSEHMTNQTLRERFSLPEAKAATVSQVLSAALEAGVIKLDETSKGSRKFARYLPFWA